From Chryseobacterium shandongense, the proteins below share one genomic window:
- a CDS encoding tetratricopeptide repeat-containing sensor histidine kinase: MLFLVMAFGNAVYSQSKVVDEVQVQSKKLKKAVDTKDESAQADSYYTIGETFFNDGNFRKSEEYYTKAKNIYEKLNDKPNIEKASRKLAQSQEKQNKITPAISNYSRAAEVAPSKSRALNTNDVTRLSVNSAEAKEEAIQNNIQLNEKDNDKGDLAASYSQMADVNIQQNNIPKAEANLKNAYKFSKKEAPQQALEINQKLTDFYVENKNYDKAIEAKKTVLKEDFVKENSKKEVEQIQELADIYIKKDDIGEAISLLKKSYGIALEKGHTLEAQKSVKKLDSLYNVSENTNASVQLYRDFLAKLPDLVAKDKSLVDEKILEDTEQRIAQLEKEKQLKDELIRKKNVFNYSLIGALLVLSALIIFIFRTLKKVQVKNKKIALQSLRREMNPHFIFNSLNSVNHFIATNNELEANQYLTKFSKLMRGVMENSTEDFIPFQQELDLLQNYLALEKTRFADKFDYEIEVDESLNTQSLKVPGMLVQPFLENAIWHGLRYRTTKGFLKLHFEKENQYLKITIEDNGIGIEESKKQKTEHQKARKGRGMKNTLERIALLNDLYYQEIQCNITDKQNAQGVFVEIRYKLVNK; this comes from the coding sequence ATGCTTTTTTTAGTAATGGCTTTCGGGAATGCGGTGTATTCCCAGAGCAAGGTTGTGGACGAAGTTCAGGTACAAAGCAAAAAGCTGAAAAAAGCGGTCGATACAAAAGATGAATCGGCACAGGCGGATTCTTATTATACGATTGGCGAAACTTTTTTTAATGACGGAAATTTTAGAAAAAGCGAAGAATACTACACTAAAGCAAAAAATATCTACGAAAAGCTCAACGACAAACCGAATATTGAAAAAGCGAGCCGGAAACTGGCCCAGTCCCAGGAAAAGCAGAATAAAATTACTCCGGCAATCAGCAACTACAGCCGGGCTGCAGAAGTTGCGCCCTCGAAAAGCCGTGCGCTTAATACCAATGACGTGACCAGGCTTTCTGTAAACTCTGCCGAAGCAAAGGAAGAGGCGATTCAAAATAATATTCAGCTTAATGAAAAAGATAATGATAAAGGAGATCTTGCGGCAAGCTACAGTCAGATGGCAGATGTCAACATTCAGCAGAACAATATTCCGAAGGCGGAAGCAAATCTGAAAAATGCCTATAAATTTTCTAAAAAAGAAGCACCGCAACAGGCGCTGGAAATCAATCAGAAATTAACGGATTTTTATGTTGAAAATAAAAATTATGATAAAGCGATTGAAGCGAAAAAGACCGTTTTAAAAGAGGATTTTGTTAAAGAAAATTCTAAAAAAGAAGTGGAGCAAATTCAGGAGCTGGCAGACATTTATATTAAAAAAGATGATATAGGAGAAGCAATAAGCTTATTAAAAAAATCCTACGGAATCGCTCTGGAAAAAGGACATACGCTTGAAGCACAGAAAAGTGTAAAAAAACTCGACAGCCTCTACAATGTTTCCGAAAACACCAATGCTTCGGTGCAACTTTACCGCGACTTTTTAGCAAAACTCCCGGATCTCGTGGCTAAAGATAAAAGCCTGGTCGATGAAAAAATCCTGGAAGATACAGAGCAGCGAATCGCCCAGCTCGAAAAAGAAAAACAACTTAAAGATGAGCTTATCCGTAAGAAAAACGTCTTTAATTATAGTTTAATCGGAGCTTTGCTGGTTTTATCCGCACTCATTATCTTTATTTTCAGGACGCTCAAAAAAGTACAGGTAAAAAATAAGAAAATTGCACTGCAGTCGCTGCGCCGTGAGATGAATCCGCATTTTATTTTCAACAGCTTAAATTCAGTCAATCATTTCATCGCGACCAATAATGAACTGGAAGCCAACCAATATTTAACCAAGTTCTCAAAGCTGATGCGCGGTGTCATGGAAAATTCCACTGAAGATTTTATTCCGTTTCAGCAGGAGCTGGATCTGCTGCAAAATTATCTTGCTCTGGAAAAAACACGTTTTGCAGATAAATTCGACTACGAAATTGAAGTGGATGAAAGCCTCAATACCCAAAGCCTGAAAGTTCCCGGAATGTTGGTGCAGCCATTCCTCGAGAACGCCATCTGGCACGGACTTCGGTACAGAACGACCAAAGGATTTTTAAAATTACATTTTGAAAAAGAAAATCAATATTTGAAAATTACCATTGAAGACAACGGAATCGGGATCGAGGAAAGCAAAAAACAAAAAACGGAACATCAGAAAGCAAGAAAAGGACGCGGAATGAAAAATACGCTGGAAAGAATCGCTCTGCTGAATGACCTTTACTATCAGGAAATTCAGTGCAACATTACAGATAAGCAAAATGCACAGGGTGTTTTTGTGGAAATCAGATATAAATTGGTGAACAAATGA
- a CDS encoding LytR/AlgR family response regulator transcription factor yields MKIKAVIVDDEVIAREVLRNYLNKYCPQVEILGEAENIKEAVPLIAEKQPQLVFLDVEMPFGNAFDVLEATKEFSYETIFITAFSQYSLQALNKSASYYILKPIDIQELILAVNKVAESIEKKEDFNRNKILLENLKLKPEKQQLILPTLQGFDVVKTEDIVRLQADGNFTQVFLTDGSKKMVCRFLKHFDDLLEHPFVRVHRSHIINVNFVKSYHKSGTATLSDNTEIEISGSFKDNFLKVFS; encoded by the coding sequence ATGAAAATAAAAGCCGTCATCGTAGACGATGAAGTGATCGCAAGAGAAGTTTTGAGGAATTACCTCAACAAATATTGCCCTCAGGTTGAGATTTTAGGTGAAGCGGAAAATATCAAAGAAGCCGTTCCGCTGATTGCCGAAAAGCAGCCGCAACTGGTTTTCCTGGATGTCGAAATGCCATTCGGAAATGCCTTTGACGTGTTGGAAGCAACGAAGGAATTTTCATACGAAACAATTTTCATCACAGCGTTTTCACAATACTCGCTGCAGGCACTCAACAAATCGGCGAGTTATTATATTTTAAAACCGATCGACATTCAGGAGCTGATTTTGGCGGTCAACAAAGTGGCGGAAAGCATTGAGAAAAAAGAAGATTTCAACCGCAATAAAATTCTCCTCGAAAACTTAAAGTTAAAACCTGAAAAACAGCAATTGATTCTCCCGACGTTACAAGGATTTGATGTGGTGAAAACGGAAGATATCGTCAGGCTTCAGGCCGACGGAAATTTTACGCAGGTGTTTCTTACGGACGGCTCCAAAAAAATGGTGTGCCGGTTCCTGAAGCATTTCGACGATCTGCTGGAACATCCTTTTGTAAGGGTTCACCGTTCTCATATCATCAATGTCAATTTCGTGAAATCCTATCACAAAAGCGGTACGGCAACCCTTTCCGACAATACCGAAATTGAAATTTCCGGGAGTTTTAAAGATAATTTCCTTAAAGTTTTTTCTTAA
- a CDS encoding DUF7832 domain-containing protein, producing MSKYDDASWHYGGDFPEELPEKNGATHTGMFLNWCIQLDLISDELKEDCEEQIEQLKRREITGAEFIMDAMDGKFSEYDLNAMANAFAQDYYKDETDFGNRFSSFADDYVNLFDTKAEENDYEYETFYHIEDTYENYDLMKQIIDYRFDEWKEYRNLN from the coding sequence ATGTCTAAATATGATGATGCTTCCTGGCATTACGGGGGCGATTTTCCCGAAGAACTTCCTGAGAAAAACGGAGCCACCCATACCGGAATGTTTCTGAACTGGTGCATTCAACTTGATTTGATTTCAGATGAACTGAAAGAAGATTGTGAAGAACAGATAGAACAGTTAAAACGCCGTGAAATTACCGGTGCGGAATTCATCATGGATGCAATGGACGGAAAGTTCTCAGAATACGATCTGAATGCGATGGCAAATGCTTTTGCGCAGGATTATTATAAGGATGAGACCGATTTCGGAAACCGATTCAGCTCATTTGCCGATGATTATGTGAATCTTTTTGATACCAAAGCAGAAGAAAATGATTATGAGTACGAAACATTCTATCACATTGAGGACACTTACGAAAATTACGATCTGATGAAGCAGATTATTGATTATCGCTTTGATGAATGGAAGGAGTATAGAAATCTGAACTAA
- a CDS encoding vWA domain-containing protein, with protein MKNLSVLNKSTLIYLFSLTFIFNISKAQYGVSSGSVSHTVSNGLSSANESGFLNKNTIIVEDFMNYHKHQIKIPKKNEVALSIDYDNTVLRSDDRFLLQIGLATQNVSDRQHSNKVNISLVIDNSGSMGGGKLEKVKTALKVFVKGLKPEDIISIVKFDDTANLVLKSSKIKEVAGNLDSIIESIYPAGSTNIHSGMMMGYSEAQKHNTKDYNSKVILLTDGMTNSGITDPETILKQSKEFNDKGIDISTIGVGKQLDFDLLRKIATYGRGSNYFIGDDEKDIQKTFKDELESLLYNIGKKPKLTINLPEGMKIHKFYGYQPKYISNHQIEVELENLDCGQTQIFLMEVEKNDLESSLISASLAYEKNYKIKNISSKKGYDAMTETTQQELKKNFQIAKMATELKKAAKDFLQTNMENSKRSLQNIINYYQSFCDKSDEDLRRIYDIAIKYSSGQNANSYY; from the coding sequence ATGAAAAATTTATCTGTTTTAAACAAAAGCACCTTGATTTATCTTTTTTCTTTGACATTCATTTTCAATATCTCAAAAGCGCAGTACGGAGTTTCGTCTGGTTCAGTTTCCCATACAGTCAGCAACGGTCTTTCAAGCGCAAATGAGAGCGGATTTCTTAATAAAAACACCATCATTGTAGAAGATTTTATGAATTACCACAAACATCAGATTAAAATTCCGAAGAAAAATGAAGTGGCACTAAGTATCGATTATGACAATACAGTTCTTCGCTCGGATGACCGTTTTTTACTTCAAATTGGTCTTGCAACGCAGAATGTTTCAGACAGGCAACATTCAAACAAAGTAAATATTTCGCTGGTTATCGACAACAGCGGATCTATGGGCGGCGGAAAACTTGAAAAAGTGAAAACGGCACTTAAAGTTTTTGTAAAAGGATTGAAACCTGAAGATATTATTTCCATTGTAAAATTTGATGATACTGCCAATCTGGTTTTAAAGTCATCCAAAATAAAGGAGGTTGCCGGAAATTTAGATTCAATTATCGAAAGTATTTATCCTGCAGGTTCTACGAATATTCATTCCGGTATGATGATGGGCTATTCGGAAGCACAAAAACACAATACCAAAGACTACAACAGTAAAGTAATTCTCCTTACCGACGGAATGACAAACTCCGGAATTACCGATCCTGAAACGATTCTGAAACAGTCAAAAGAATTTAACGATAAGGGAATAGACATCAGCACCATCGGAGTAGGGAAGCAACTGGATTTCGATTTATTACGGAAAATTGCAACTTACGGAAGAGGTTCCAATTATTTTATAGGAGATGATGAAAAAGATATTCAAAAGACATTTAAAGATGAATTAGAAAGCCTTTTATACAATATTGGAAAAAAACCAAAATTGACCATTAATCTTCCTGAAGGTATGAAAATTCATAAATTTTACGGATATCAGCCTAAGTATATTTCCAATCATCAGATTGAAGTAGAACTTGAAAATCTGGATTGCGGACAAACCCAAATTTTCCTGATGGAAGTTGAAAAAAATGACTTGGAAAGCTCTTTAATTTCAGCTTCATTGGCTTATGAAAAGAATTATAAAATAAAAAATATTTCATCAAAAAAAGGCTACGATGCAATGACGGAAACAACGCAACAGGAATTAAAGAAAAATTTTCAGATTGCCAAAATGGCAACAGAACTCAAAAAAGCAGCGAAAGATTTTTTGCAAACCAATATGGAAAATTCAAAAAGATCTCTGCAAAACATCATCAATTATTATCAGTCATTCTGCGATAAAAGCGACGAAGACTTGAGGAGAATTTATGATATCGCCATAAAATACTCATCCGGACAGAATGCTAATTCTTATTACTAA
- a CDS encoding SIMPL domain-containing protein: MKLRHFLLIGLFLIGGLINAQETKKNFIEVTGVAEMEVEPDEILFNIGIKGDNKNQLADNEKQLFEILKNNGVKNEDIKFKSMYQNVYSKTKIFTKNLQFKVTKKTDMGNLFENLNQKWITSINIAEIKNTKIADYRKTVKINALKAAKEKADYLLESMAKRTGNPLEIVEIEDYTSDMIMPMNFRGKTVNIQLEAADANVDYSFENIDNIKLKYSIKTKYEIL; encoded by the coding sequence ATGAAACTGAGACATTTTTTACTGATCGGGTTATTCTTGATAGGAGGTCTGATCAACGCACAGGAAACAAAGAAAAATTTTATTGAAGTAACAGGCGTTGCTGAAATGGAAGTCGAACCGGATGAAATTCTTTTCAACATCGGAATTAAAGGTGATAATAAAAACCAGCTTGCCGACAATGAGAAACAATTGTTTGAAATTTTGAAAAACAACGGGGTGAAAAACGAAGACATCAAATTCAAATCGATGTACCAGAATGTGTATTCTAAAACTAAAATTTTCACCAAGAATCTTCAGTTTAAAGTAACTAAGAAAACTGATATGGGGAATTTATTTGAAAACCTCAACCAAAAATGGATCACCAGCATCAACATTGCGGAAATTAAAAATACAAAAATTGCCGATTACAGAAAAACCGTAAAAATCAATGCCCTGAAAGCCGCAAAGGAAAAAGCAGATTACCTGTTGGAAAGCATGGCAAAAAGAACCGGAAATCCTCTGGAGATCGTGGAAATAGAAGACTATACCAGCGATATGATTATGCCAATGAATTTCAGGGGGAAAACGGTTAATATCCAGCTGGAAGCTGCCGATGCCAATGTAGATTATTCATTCGAAAATATTGATAATATCAAGCTTAAATACAGCATCAAAACGAAATACGAAATCCTTTAA
- a CDS encoding CinA family nicotinamide mononucleotide deamidase-related protein: protein MKNAVLITIGDEILSGNTVDTNSNFIATELKNIGIKVSQILTISDEIETIKNAIDSAFQIGDLIITTGGLGPTRDDKTKKAIAEFFNDEIALDEVTFNHLKAYMERRGRLEILERNREQAFVPTKSKVFQNHYGTAPCMMMEEKRKLLFSLPGVPYEVKPLIKDQIIPYLHQKFSLNYITTRIVSVVGIPESILADMIENWELALPENLALSYLPVGTRVKLRLTATGENEPFLKQQLDEEIQKLLPLIKDNVIATSEDKIEKILAEILNERKLTLSTAESCTGGELAKMITSVSGSSAYFLGGIVSYATEKKIDILKVKKETVEEFTVVSEQVADEMAKGCQKLFNTDITLSTTGMAGPGKGEDGQEVGTVFYTIRVGDKAITLKLYMPHLERLDFMHFVSQKIIQDLVGILISDKN from the coding sequence ATGAAAAATGCTGTTCTGATTACCATTGGTGACGAAATACTTTCCGGAAACACCGTGGATACCAATTCTAATTTCATTGCTACCGAACTTAAAAATATAGGAATAAAAGTTTCTCAGATTCTTACCATTTCAGATGAGATTGAAACCATTAAAAATGCTATTGATTCTGCTTTTCAGATTGGAGATCTTATCATTACAACAGGCGGTTTGGGACCAACCCGCGACGATAAAACCAAGAAAGCCATTGCAGAATTCTTTAACGATGAAATTGCGTTGGATGAGGTTACTTTTAATCATTTAAAAGCATATATGGAAAGAAGGGGCCGACTGGAAATCCTTGAAAGAAACCGCGAGCAGGCTTTTGTTCCCACGAAATCAAAAGTTTTTCAGAATCATTACGGAACTGCGCCCTGCATGATGATGGAAGAAAAAAGGAAACTGCTTTTCAGCCTTCCCGGCGTTCCTTATGAAGTAAAACCATTGATCAAAGATCAAATTATACCGTATCTGCATCAAAAATTCAGCCTGAACTATATTACCACAAGGATCGTTTCTGTAGTGGGAATTCCGGAAAGTATTTTAGCGGATATGATAGAAAACTGGGAATTAGCTTTGCCTGAAAATTTAGCTTTGTCATATCTACCCGTCGGAACAAGAGTGAAATTGCGGCTGACTGCAACCGGAGAAAACGAACCATTTCTTAAGCAACAGCTGGACGAAGAAATTCAGAAATTGCTGCCTTTAATTAAAGACAATGTCATTGCCACTTCTGAAGATAAAATTGAAAAAATTCTTGCTGAAATTTTAAACGAAAGAAAACTGACACTTTCGACAGCAGAAAGCTGCACCGGTGGAGAGTTAGCAAAAATGATCACTTCGGTTTCCGGAAGCTCAGCGTATTTTCTTGGTGGAATCGTTTCTTACGCAACGGAGAAAAAGATTGATATTTTAAAGGTTAAAAAAGAAACGGTAGAAGAATTTACAGTGGTCAGCGAGCAGGTTGCCGATGAAATGGCCAAAGGATGCCAAAAATTATTTAATACCGATATCACTTTGTCTACAACAGGTATGGCGGGGCCGGGAAAGGGCGAGGATGGACAAGAGGTGGGAACGGTTTTTTACACCATAAGAGTGGGAGATAAGGCTATTACTTTAAAATTATATATGCCGCATCTTGAACGGCTGGATTTTATGCATTTCGTTTCACAAAAAATTATTCAGGATCTTGTAGGAATTTTAATTTCGGATAAAAACTAA
- a CDS encoding mannan-binding lectin, which yields MSTFKINIIAGPLWSNDEAQKLGERIAAAHLGKFTGQWSTIVEGQMSVIEVELNTQPTGSSEYTLDVLAGPIWNNDDAKAVCPAICASYGGTWNGQWTTVVEGKMSVCGCVFKF from the coding sequence ATGTCAACATTCAAAATCAACATCATTGCGGGACCACTTTGGAGCAATGACGAGGCACAAAAATTAGGTGAGCGAATTGCCGCTGCACACTTAGGAAAATTTACCGGACAATGGAGTACTATTGTTGAGGGGCAAATGAGTGTAATCGAGGTAGAACTGAATACTCAGCCTACAGGGAGTTCAGAATACACTTTAGACGTTTTGGCCGGCCCGATCTGGAACAATGACGACGCTAAAGCCGTATGTCCTGCGATCTGCGCTTCTTACGGAGGTACATGGAACGGACAATGGACAACTGTAGTAGAAGGTAAAATGAGCGTCTGTGGTTGTGTATTTAAATTCTAA
- a CDS encoding lipocalin family protein, giving the protein MKTFQKIAIPVSLGVLGLLILNSCSVGIPKGATAVQNFNADKYLGTWYEIARFDYKFEKDMDNVTATYSKNPDGTIKVDNKGYNYVKKEWKQSVGEARFVNRETEARLKVSFFKPIWSGYNVVDIDDNYQYALVMGNSLKYLWILSRTKEIPESIRQRFLEKAKRVGYDTDELIWVKHN; this is encoded by the coding sequence ATGAAGACTTTTCAGAAAATTGCCATCCCGGTTTCTCTGGGTGTTTTAGGACTTCTTATTTTAAATTCGTGTTCAGTAGGAATTCCCAAAGGTGCCACAGCAGTTCAGAATTTCAACGCCGACAAATATCTCGGAACATGGTATGAAATAGCCCGCTTCGATTATAAATTCGAAAAAGATATGGATAACGTTACCGCAACTTATTCTAAAAACCCGGATGGAACGATTAAAGTAGATAATAAAGGGTACAACTACGTAAAAAAAGAATGGAAACAGTCTGTAGGAGAAGCCCGGTTTGTCAATAGAGAAACGGAAGCCCGTTTGAAAGTTTCTTTCTTTAAGCCCATCTGGTCAGGATATAATGTAGTGGATATCGACGATAATTACCAGTATGCTTTAGTGATGGGAAATAGTTTAAAATATCTCTGGATTCTTTCCCGAACCAAAGAAATTCCCGAAAGCATAAGACAGAGATTCTTGGAAAAAGCAAAAAGAGTTGGTTATGATACTGATGAACTTATTTGGGTAAAGCATAATTAG
- a CDS encoding VWA domain-containing protein, whose translation MTTFKILTLSVGTLALLSAQKSGENLMCSKGRHVPPTENLTLVEPSKITAKENKIQVALLLDTSNSMDGLIDQAKSRLWNIVNTLTTLKYNGKAPQVEIALYEYGNDGISDENYIRQVTPLTQDLDLVSEKLFALRTNGGNEFCGAVIRDASMNLNWDSNENSMKLIYIAGNEPFDQGRVNYKNVISDAKRKNIYTNTIFCGNRDEGIGTFWQNGATLGDGKYFNIDSDQKVIYIETPYDVRISECNAKLNDTYIYYGSHGSEFKNKQMLQDKNAEIQSASNAVERTVAKSKKNAYKNDHWDLVDRVEKDKNFISEVKESELPAELKGKSKEEVKKAVVQKSAEREKIQKEIEALSIKRQEYIDKEMKKRGNSDADDLGKAIENSVLELAKKNGYSI comes from the coding sequence ATGACAACTTTTAAAATTTTAACATTGTCTGTAGGAACTTTGGCTCTTCTGAGTGCTCAGAAATCCGGTGAAAACTTAATGTGCAGCAAAGGCAGACACGTTCCTCCAACTGAAAATCTGACTTTAGTTGAGCCTTCAAAAATCACAGCAAAAGAAAATAAAATTCAAGTGGCACTTCTTCTGGATACCTCCAACAGTATGGATGGGCTGATTGATCAGGCAAAATCAAGACTCTGGAATATTGTGAATACGCTGACCACTTTAAAATACAACGGAAAAGCACCGCAAGTGGAAATTGCTTTGTATGAATATGGAAACGACGGCATCAGTGATGAAAACTATATCCGGCAAGTCACTCCGCTTACCCAGGATCTTGACCTGGTTTCCGAGAAATTATTTGCATTGAGAACCAATGGTGGCAATGAATTTTGCGGAGCGGTTATCCGGGATGCTTCAATGAACCTGAACTGGGACAGCAACGAGAACAGCATGAAGCTGATCTATATCGCGGGAAATGAACCTTTTGATCAGGGAAGAGTAAATTATAAAAATGTGATTTCGGATGCCAAAAGGAAAAATATTTATACCAATACTATTTTTTGCGGAAACAGGGACGAAGGAATCGGTACTTTCTGGCAGAACGGCGCAACGTTGGGCGATGGTAAATATTTCAATATCGACAGCGATCAGAAAGTGATTTACATTGAAACTCCTTATGATGTAAGAATTTCTGAGTGCAATGCAAAACTGAATGATACCTATATCTATTACGGAAGCCACGGTTCAGAATTCAAGAACAAACAGATGCTTCAGGATAAAAATGCGGAAATACAGTCCGCTTCAAATGCAGTAGAAAGAACAGTTGCCAAATCTAAGAAAAACGCTTACAAAAATGATCATTGGGATTTGGTTGACCGCGTGGAAAAAGACAAAAATTTTATATCAGAAGTAAAAGAATCTGAGCTCCCGGCTGAACTGAAAGGAAAAAGTAAGGAAGAAGTTAAAAAAGCAGTTGTTCAAAAGTCCGCTGAACGGGAAAAAATTCAGAAAGAGATTGAAGCACTTTCAATAAAACGTCAGGAATATATTGACAAAGAAATGAAAAAACGTGGAAATTCTGATGCTGATGATCTTGGAAAAGCAATAGAAAACTCAGTTCTTGAACTGGCAAAGAAAAACGGATATAGTATATAA
- a CDS encoding MFS transporter: MKLDKKIIPLAIGGLGIGTTEFTIMGLLPDMAKSLQISIPEAGHLISAYAFGVVVGAPILIGYSVKFPPKKVLMALMIIFTLFNALSAVAPDYTTMMIIRFLSGLPHGAFFGVGTVVAARMAAKGKEAFNISLMFTGLTIANLAMVPLVTYIGHTFHWRWYFAIVSVIGLLALLFLKLWLPDVKSDKETHFMEELKFLKRRQSWLVLMITAIGFGGLFTWFSYITPLMTIVSGIPESYMAYVMILAGAGMVVGNLVGGYLSDRLSPEKTCSLLLLLMMISLAGVFFLSEYQIVSLALTFICGALSMSVAAPINIMMMKAAPKSEMMAAAFMQAAFNIANAMGAFLGGIPLEKGYAFNYPSLVGVGMTLIGLIISVRYKYLYASEKNHEIITDCVSCEK, translated from the coding sequence ATGAAATTAGATAAAAAAATAATACCTCTTGCCATTGGAGGATTGGGAATCGGGACAACGGAGTTTACGATTATGGGACTGCTTCCGGATATGGCAAAAAGTTTACAGATTAGTATTCCCGAAGCAGGCCACCTCATCTCTGCCTATGCATTTGGTGTAGTAGTAGGTGCACCCATCCTGATCGGATATTCGGTGAAGTTTCCTCCCAAGAAAGTACTGATGGCATTGATGATAATTTTCACATTGTTTAATGCACTTTCCGCTGTGGCACCCGACTATACGACGATGATGATCATTCGTTTTCTTTCGGGCCTTCCGCACGGAGCCTTTTTCGGAGTAGGAACAGTAGTTGCGGCAAGAATGGCTGCAAAGGGAAAAGAAGCATTCAATATCTCCCTAATGTTCACCGGCCTTACTATTGCCAATCTCGCGATGGTTCCTCTTGTAACATATATTGGCCATACCTTTCACTGGAGATGGTATTTTGCAATTGTTTCGGTAATTGGTTTGCTGGCTCTGCTGTTTCTGAAACTATGGCTTCCGGATGTGAAGTCTGATAAAGAAACGCATTTTATGGAAGAATTAAAGTTTCTTAAAAGAAGACAGTCATGGTTGGTTTTAATGATTACGGCAATTGGTTTTGGCGGGCTGTTTACCTGGTTCAGTTATATCACACCGCTTATGACCATCGTATCAGGAATACCGGAAAGTTATATGGCCTATGTTATGATTCTTGCCGGAGCCGGAATGGTAGTAGGGAATCTTGTCGGGGGATATTTATCGGACAGGCTTAGCCCGGAGAAAACATGTTCTTTGCTTTTACTTTTGATGATGATCTCTCTGGCCGGCGTATTTTTCTTATCGGAATATCAAATTGTATCGCTTGCACTTACTTTTATTTGTGGTGCATTGTCTATGTCTGTAGCGGCACCTATCAATATCATGATGATGAAAGCCGCACCGAAAAGCGAAATGATGGCAGCAGCATTTATGCAGGCAGCCTTCAATATAGCCAATGCGATGGGAGCATTTCTTGGAGGAATTCCTTTAGAAAAAGGCTACGCATTCAATTATCCTTCCCTCGTGGGAGTGGGGATGACGCTCATTGGACTCATTATCAGTGTACGTTATAAATATTTGTATGCTTCAGAAAAAAATCATGAAATAATAACCGATTGTGTTTCATGCGAAAAATAA
- a CDS encoding SpoIIAA family protein, producing MITIIPEAPENVAAFNATGEVTKEDFENLVIPRVKQKVDQFNELNYLLYLDTDLDNFTMGAWLQDALLGLKNLTKWNRTAIVTDKEGVQNFTDIFSVLMPGEFKSFPKGNLYNALYWCKNGNEVEA from the coding sequence ATGATAACGATTATTCCAGAAGCTCCGGAGAATGTTGCGGCTTTCAATGCAACGGGAGAAGTAACGAAAGAAGATTTTGAAAACCTGGTAATCCCAAGAGTAAAGCAAAAAGTAGATCAATTTAATGAACTGAATTATCTATTGTACCTGGATACTGATCTGGATAATTTTACCATGGGAGCCTGGCTGCAGGATGCGCTTTTAGGATTAAAAAATTTAACAAAGTGGAACAGAACCGCTATTGTTACAGACAAAGAAGGCGTACAGAATTTCACTGATATTTTCAGTGTACTGATGCCGGGAGAGTTTAAATCTTTCCCTAAAGGAAATCTTTACAATGCTCTTTACTGGTGTAAAAACGGTAATGAGGTAGAAGCGTAA